In Paraburkholderia terrae, a genomic segment contains:
- the kduI gene encoding 5-dehydro-4-deoxy-D-glucuronate isomerase, producing the protein MEVRQSINSEYAKTLDTAGLRKEFLVEKVFEPDALALTYSHIDRIIVGGAFPQTRAVEVPSSLGKSIGVSYLLERRELGAINIGGDGWVEADGKRFIVRNEEAIYVGKGTQSLTFGSDDPAHPAKFYLNCAPAQATYPTRTITLAEASPQTLGDPATSNRRTIYKFIVPEVVPTCQLSMGMTKLEPGNLWNTMPCHTHERRMEVYFYFNVADDAAVFHMLGEPTETRHILVHNEQAVISPSWSIHSGVGTRAYTFIWGMVGENQVFSDMDHLAVRDLR; encoded by the coding sequence ATGGAAGTCAGGCAGAGCATCAACAGCGAATACGCGAAAACGCTCGACACAGCCGGCCTCAGAAAAGAGTTTCTGGTCGAGAAGGTGTTCGAGCCGGATGCGCTTGCGCTCACGTATAGCCATATCGACCGGATCATCGTCGGCGGCGCGTTTCCGCAGACGCGTGCTGTCGAAGTACCCAGTTCGCTCGGCAAGTCGATCGGTGTCAGCTATCTGCTGGAGCGGCGCGAACTCGGCGCGATCAATATCGGCGGCGACGGTTGGGTCGAGGCGGATGGCAAGCGGTTTATCGTGCGCAACGAGGAAGCTATCTATGTCGGCAAGGGCACGCAGTCGCTGACCTTCGGCAGCGACGATCCCGCGCATCCCGCCAAGTTCTATCTGAACTGCGCGCCCGCGCAGGCCACGTATCCGACTCGCACCATCACGCTCGCCGAAGCCTCGCCGCAAACGCTCGGCGATCCCGCAACGAGCAACCGCCGCACGATCTACAAGTTCATCGTTCCCGAAGTGGTGCCCACCTGCCAGCTGTCGATGGGCATGACCAAGCTCGAACCGGGCAACCTCTGGAACACGATGCCTTGCCACACGCACGAACGGCGCATGGAGGTGTATTTCTACTTCAACGTCGCCGACGATGCCGCCGTCTTCCACATGCTCGGCGAGCCAACCGAGACGCGGCATATTCTCGTTCACAACGAGCAGGCCGTGATCTCGCCGAGCTGGTCGATTCACTCGGGCGTCGGCACGCGCGCCTATACGTTCATCTGGGGGATGGTCGGCGAGAACCAGGTGTTCAGCGACATGGACCATCTCGCCGTGCGCGATCTGCGCTAA
- a CDS encoding LysR family transcriptional regulator — translation MDKLLALNTLLEVADAGGFAKAAQRLGVATSSVTRLMDALEASLGTALLTRTPRKVSLTDAGTAYVEQISKVLDDLAEADESILDSGAAPVGALRITVPSAYNRVQLAPHLAAFLAEYPRVALDVVVADHYADLALDRIDVAVRIGMLTRDPNLVVKKLADNPRYIVASHDYLQRASTPPTPAALAGHECLRIAYGGSYRGRQVWTFNRGAEHERIDVRGRLISNSLEMLLEAVLAGQGLALLPDWLVNLEINAGRLMRLFADYDVTPQSGEAVVYAAYLPNRRHSSKVKALLRFLEARVGGATENAV, via the coding sequence ATGGACAAACTGCTCGCGTTGAACACACTGCTCGAAGTCGCCGATGCAGGCGGTTTCGCCAAGGCCGCCCAGCGCCTCGGCGTAGCGACGTCGTCGGTGACGCGTCTGATGGACGCGCTCGAAGCATCGCTCGGCACGGCCTTGCTCACACGCACGCCGCGCAAGGTCAGCCTGACAGACGCGGGTACCGCCTACGTCGAGCAAATCTCGAAAGTACTTGACGATCTCGCCGAGGCCGACGAGAGCATTCTCGACAGCGGCGCCGCGCCCGTCGGCGCGCTGCGTATCACCGTGCCGTCCGCCTACAACCGCGTGCAGCTCGCGCCGCATCTCGCCGCGTTTCTCGCCGAATATCCGCGCGTCGCGCTCGATGTCGTGGTCGCCGATCACTATGCAGACCTCGCGCTCGATCGCATCGATGTTGCCGTGCGTATCGGCATGCTGACGCGCGATCCGAATCTCGTCGTGAAGAAGCTCGCGGACAATCCGCGCTATATCGTTGCGAGCCACGACTATCTGCAACGCGCAAGCACGCCGCCGACGCCCGCCGCGCTCGCCGGACACGAATGTCTGCGCATCGCGTACGGCGGCAGTTATCGCGGGCGCCAGGTGTGGACGTTTAACCGGGGCGCCGAGCATGAGCGTATCGATGTGCGCGGACGGCTCATTTCGAACAGCCTGGAGATGCTGCTCGAAGCAGTGCTCGCCGGACAAGGGCTGGCATTGTTGCCGGACTGGCTCGTCAATCTCGAGATCAACGCAGGGCGTCTGATGCGCCTCTTCGCGGATTACGACGTGACGCCGCAGAGCGGAGAGGCCGTCGTCTATGCCGCGTATCTGCCCAATCGCCGTCATTCGAGCAAGGTGAAAGCGCTGCTGCGTTTTCTCGAAGCGCGCGTCGGCGGTGCGACGGAAAACGCGGTTTGA
- the kdgR gene encoding DNA-binding transcriptional regulator KdgR gives MAAIDKLKTTAAAPRKRAAAPLTSDVDAADKGESLSSIARVFAILGAIGDSGQIGISELSQRLSLSKTTVHRVLQTLKALGYVTQEVETERYHLTIRLFELGAKALESVDLVREADIEMRRIAGATREAVHLGTFDEDAIIYIHKIDADYGLRMQSRIGRRNPLHSTAIGKVLLAWMEPAEAREVLSHIEFRKSTAKTLASADAVMSILPQVRAQGYGEDIEEQEEGLRCLAVPVFDRFGRVIAGLSVSFPTMRCGADTKLHYVALLKTAGAAVSARLGYREPTQEAAEVTHPG, from the coding sequence ATGGCAGCCATCGACAAACTCAAGACCACGGCCGCCGCGCCCCGCAAGCGCGCCGCCGCCCCGCTCACGTCCGACGTGGACGCCGCCGATAAAGGCGAATCGTTGTCGTCGATCGCACGCGTGTTCGCGATTCTCGGCGCGATTGGCGACAGCGGGCAGATTGGCATCAGCGAGCTATCGCAACGGCTTTCGCTGTCGAAGACGACTGTGCATCGCGTGCTGCAAACGCTGAAGGCGCTTGGGTATGTGACGCAAGAGGTCGAAACCGAGCGCTATCACCTGACCATCCGGCTGTTCGAACTCGGTGCGAAGGCGTTGGAAAGCGTTGATCTCGTGCGCGAGGCTGATATCGAAATGCGCCGCATTGCGGGCGCGACGCGGGAGGCCGTGCATCTCGGCACGTTTGACGAAGACGCGATTATCTATATTCACAAGATCGACGCTGACTATGGGTTGCGGATGCAGTCGCGTATTGGGCGGCGTAATCCGTTGCATAGCACGGCGATTGGCAAGGTGTTGCTTGCGTGGATGGAACCTGCTGAAGCGCGCGAGGTGTTGTCGCATATCGAGTTTCGCAAGTCGACGGCGAAGACGCTCGCCTCTGCCGATGCCGTGATGAGCATTCTGCCGCAGGTGCGGGCGCAGGGTTATGGCGAGGATATCGAGGAGCAGGAAGAAGGTTTGCGATGCCTGGCTGTGCCAGTGTTTGACCGGTTTGGGCGTGTGATCGCGGGGCTTTCTGTTTCGTTTCCGACGATGCGGTGTGGGGCTGATACGAAGTTGCATTACGTGGCTTTGCTCAAGACTGCGGGGGCTGCTGTGTCGGCGAGGCTTGGGTATCGCGAGCCGACGCAGGAAGCAGCCGAGGTCACGCATCCGGGCTGA
- the kdgT gene encoding 2-keto-3-deoxygluconate transporter, producing the protein MKLKKAIDRVPGGLMLIPLLLGACVHSFAPGAGKYFGSFTNGLITGTVPILAVWFFCMGATIDLRATGTVLRKSGTLLVTKMLVAWLATIIASSLLPIDGIKTGLFAGLSVLAITTSMDMTNGGLYAAVMQQYGTKEEAGAFVLMSIESGPLVSMIILGATGVAFFEPRLFVGAVLPFVIGFTLGNLDSALRELFGRCVVPLIPFFGFALGNGIDLNVIVKSGIPGVLLGLGVIVITGIPLILADRYIAGGNGAAGLAASSTAGAAVANPSIIGEMIPRFKPVVPAATAMVATACLVTAILVPILTAMWSKRARLKAGESARMEEDDAGPLPQPLGAHE; encoded by the coding sequence ATGAAACTGAAGAAGGCAATCGACCGCGTACCAGGCGGTCTCATGCTAATACCGCTGTTGCTCGGCGCTTGCGTACATTCGTTCGCGCCTGGCGCCGGCAAGTACTTTGGGTCGTTCACGAATGGCCTGATCACGGGCACTGTGCCGATTCTCGCTGTCTGGTTCTTCTGCATGGGCGCAACCATCGATCTGCGCGCTACGGGCACCGTGTTGCGCAAGTCGGGTACGTTGCTCGTCACAAAGATGCTGGTCGCGTGGCTCGCGACGATCATCGCGTCTTCGCTGCTGCCTATCGACGGCATCAAGACAGGGTTGTTCGCCGGGCTGTCGGTGCTGGCCATCACGACCTCGATGGACATGACCAACGGCGGCCTCTATGCCGCCGTGATGCAGCAATACGGCACGAAGGAAGAAGCGGGGGCGTTCGTGCTGATGTCGATCGAATCGGGGCCGCTCGTCAGCATGATCATTCTCGGCGCGACGGGCGTCGCGTTCTTCGAGCCGCGGCTGTTCGTCGGCGCGGTGCTGCCGTTTGTCATCGGCTTCACGCTCGGCAATCTGGATAGCGCGCTGCGCGAACTGTTCGGCCGCTGCGTGGTGCCACTGATTCCGTTCTTCGGCTTTGCGCTCGGCAACGGTATCGACCTGAACGTGATCGTCAAGAGCGGTATTCCGGGCGTGCTGCTCGGGCTGGGCGTGATCGTCATCACGGGCATTCCGCTGATTCTCGCCGACCGCTATATCGCGGGTGGCAATGGCGCGGCAGGTCTCGCGGCATCGTCGACGGCGGGCGCGGCGGTGGCTAATCCGTCGATCATCGGCGAGATGATTCCGCGCTTCAAGCCGGTGGTGCCGGCAGCGACGGCGATGGTCGCGACCGCGTGCCTCGTTACCGCGATTCTCGTGCCGATTCTCACGGCGATGTGGTCGAAGCGCGCAAGGCTGAAAGCAGGCGAGAGCGCGCGGATGGAGGAGGACGACGCAGGGCCGTTGCCTCAGCCGCTCGGCGCGCACGAATAA
- a CDS encoding MFS transporter, which translates to MSSSSPTLARSDTAAELTRGLIALFAFSCGAIVANLYYAQPITELIAPSIHMSSGMASLIVSLTQIGYALGLFFLVPLGDLLENRKLMIATALVSIASLAAATFTQTPGAFLAVSLLIGFSSVAVQILIPLAAHLAPDETRGRVVGTIMGGLLLGILLSRPISSVIAGHFGWRVVFGSAAVLMAIVTTVLALTIPKRQPSHQATYPQLIASLGHLLRTMPVLRHRALYQALMFGSFSLFWTAVPVELTRHYGLSQTAIAVFALVGAIGATSAPIAGRLADAGHTVRATLIALVVGALAYTPGLIHPAWGVAGLVVTGVVLDFAVQMNMVLGQREIYALHAASRNRLNALYMTSIFVGGAIGSALASPLYDHGGWTLVATVATAFPMIALAHYLVIDRPHAAGHA; encoded by the coding sequence ATGTCCAGCAGTTCCCCGACGCTCGCACGCAGCGACACAGCGGCCGAGCTCACACGCGGCCTCATAGCGCTATTCGCATTCAGTTGCGGCGCGATCGTCGCCAACCTGTACTACGCGCAACCGATCACCGAACTGATCGCGCCGTCGATCCACATGTCGAGCGGCATGGCGAGCCTGATCGTCTCGCTCACCCAGATCGGCTACGCGCTAGGCCTGTTCTTTCTCGTGCCGCTCGGCGATCTGCTCGAAAACCGCAAACTGATGATCGCGACGGCGCTGGTGTCGATAGCAAGCCTCGCCGCCGCGACATTCACGCAAACACCGGGCGCGTTCCTCGCAGTCTCGCTGCTAATCGGCTTTAGCTCCGTCGCGGTGCAGATCTTGATTCCCCTAGCCGCGCATCTCGCGCCAGATGAAACGCGTGGACGCGTCGTCGGCACGATCATGGGCGGGCTGCTGCTCGGTATCCTGCTGTCGCGGCCCATTTCGAGCGTCATCGCGGGTCACTTTGGATGGCGTGTCGTATTCGGCTCGGCTGCCGTGCTGATGGCGATCGTCACGACCGTGCTCGCGCTGACCATTCCGAAGCGTCAGCCCTCGCATCAGGCGACCTATCCTCAACTGATCGCGTCACTCGGCCACCTGCTGCGCACGATGCCCGTGCTGCGTCATCGCGCGCTGTATCAGGCATTGATGTTCGGCTCGTTCAGCCTGTTCTGGACCGCCGTACCCGTCGAGTTGACGCGCCATTACGGGCTGTCGCAGACGGCAATCGCCGTGTTCGCGCTGGTCGGCGCAATCGGCGCGACGTCGGCGCCCATCGCGGGCCGGCTCGCGGACGCGGGACACACAGTGCGCGCGACGCTGATCGCGCTGGTGGTCGGTGCGCTCGCCTATACGCCTGGCCTGATTCACCCGGCGTGGGGCGTTGCCGGTCTCGTCGTGACGGGCGTCGTGCTCGACTTCGCGGTGCAGATGAACATGGTGCTCGGCCAGCGCGAGATCTACGCGCTGCACGCCGCGAGCCGCAACCGGCTGAACGCGCTCTATATGACGAGCATCTTCGTCGGTGGCGCGATCGGTTCGGCGCTTGCCAGCCCGCTCTACGATCACGGCGGCTGGACGCTGGTGGCAACCGTCGCGACGGCGTTCCCGATGATCGCGCTCGCGCATTACCTGGTGATCGATCGGCCGCATGCCGCGGGCCACGCATGA
- the kduD gene encoding 2-dehydro-3-deoxy-D-gluconate 5-dehydrogenase KduD, producing MTTHPSHPSHPPHPFDLGGKVALVTGSNTGLGAGMARALAAAGCDIVGVSRSDDSDTAQQVKALGRRYVGVSADLSDIAPIDDIVRAALEACGRIDVLVNNAGIIRRADALTFSEDDWDAVMNVNLKSAFFLAQAVARHFVEQDKRGKIINVASMLSFQGGIRVASYTSSKSGMLGLTRLLANEWAARGINVNAIAPGYMATSNTAALRDDEQRNSEIVARIPAGRWGTPDDLAGPVVFLASPASDYVHGHTLAVDGGWLAR from the coding sequence ATGACTACGCATCCTTCGCATCCTTCGCACCCTCCGCATCCCTTCGATCTCGGCGGCAAGGTCGCGCTCGTCACGGGCAGCAACACGGGACTCGGCGCGGGTATGGCGCGCGCGCTCGCGGCCGCGGGCTGCGACATCGTCGGCGTGAGCCGCTCGGACGACAGCGACACCGCGCAACAGGTGAAGGCGCTGGGACGCCGCTATGTCGGCGTGAGCGCCGACCTGTCGGACATCGCGCCCATCGACGACATCGTGCGCGCCGCACTCGAAGCCTGCGGGCGCATCGACGTGCTGGTGAACAACGCCGGCATCATCCGCCGCGCGGACGCGCTCACGTTCAGCGAGGACGACTGGGATGCCGTGATGAACGTGAACCTGAAGAGCGCGTTCTTTCTTGCGCAGGCCGTCGCGCGGCATTTCGTCGAACAGGATAAGCGAGGCAAGATCATCAACGTCGCGTCGATGTTGTCGTTCCAGGGCGGCATCCGCGTCGCGTCGTACACGTCGTCGAAAAGCGGGATGCTCGGACTCACGCGCCTGCTGGCCAACGAGTGGGCGGCGCGCGGCATCAACGTCAACGCGATCGCGCCGGGCTACATGGCGACATCGAACACGGCGGCGCTGCGGGACGACGAGCAGCGCAACAGCGAGATCGTCGCGCGCATCCCGGCGGGACGCTGGGGCACGCCCGACGATCTCGCGGGCCCGGTCGTGTTTCTCGCGTCGCCAGCTTCGGACTATGTGCATGGCCACACGCTCGCGGTCGACGGTGGCTGGCTCGCGCGGTGA